Genomic segment of Primulina tabacum isolate GXHZ01 chromosome 11, ASM2559414v2, whole genome shotgun sequence:
ataatgaaataattacatCACGTTATTACAATGAGTTGTCATagactccttttatataattatatgatattattcaaatatatatacaataaataaacaataacacaataaaattatataagcagtgtaataatataatcacaccatattattataatgatgtgtcatatactccttttatataataacatgatattatatattaaatgtatacacaataaaaataaataaacagtaaaataaatattcttatttttgaatattgttacctttttcttgtgttttggagcttggaaaaatatggagaatcttcgagtatcgtgctgataacttgttaaaagcaaaaatttacgatgaaaagtaaaaatctcaaactcaaaaataaattaaactacacactttataaaaaaaatttctactcaattgtgtttttcttcacaaattgagagatctatttattaaatttatttgaaaataatccaaaaataacatatatcatcacacactaattttcaatatctacatctcttattttcaacattcaataaTTTCAACCATTATCTTCAGCAAAACTCCATGTATTGAATTAAACCTCTTCTACAACccagtattttttaaaattagacACGTTTATCCAATTTTTAGGAGATTTTTTTTTACacaattgataaaataattggAATCACTCTAAACAGAGGCTCTAGCCCGACACTGCACAAATATGATTCAGATAAggtatatatcataatatatatatatatatattgattttaaAACACCGAGTCTTTAAAGATcaataatttgatataaaaGGTTATGTGcctttttttatgtttttgttttCACATAGGCTAAATACTATTTATCCAAATTATTATAATGATAGAGCGATCAAAACTGGGTAGAAGGCGGATACACCGATCAGGGTAAATTAAAAACTCTCAACATTGCACGCGGATGAAATTCATTTCAGAAAAGTAAGGCTTTAAAAtccataaatttaaaaattatccgaATAAAGCACGTATATTtagtattatataatatatataatataacataataataataatcagtgcagttaaattaatttaattattaaatatatataaaaaatgaaTTCTATTTCCTCTAAGCCACCCACGCACAGCTACTAGATGCGTGAATCACAGAAGCACGTGGCATTTTTTCATTGGTCAACCGGGATTATACCCATACCAACTTGCTCGCTTCTTTGTCCGAATATAACTCGACACTTGATAGAAATAGTGGGCTTCACTCTCCCATTATCTCCAGCTAAAAGAGACCTATAGAAATGGCGGCTCCCAAATGGAGTTTAACGGCCAagatttgcacctcatgtaagACCTCCTACGCCGCCGTCTTCTGCAGCGCGGACTCGGCTTTCCTCTGCACGGCCTGCGACGCCAAGGTCCACGCAGTCAACAAGCTGGCTTCACTCCACGCCCGCGTCTGGCTCTGCGAGGTCTGCGAGCAAGCCCCCGCCAGCGTCACCTGCAAGGCCGACGCCGCCGCTCTCTGTGCCGCCTGCGACCGCGACATACACTCGGCGAACCCCCTGGCACGCCGCCACGAGCGTGTCCCTGTTGCGCCCTTCTACGGCGCCGCGGACAAGTCCTCCCCTTccgaggaggaggaggaggaggcggAGTCGTGGCTGATCCCTAATCTGAACACAGACAACGGTGGGGTGGATCTGGAGGAGGATTCCGGGTCGCCCGAATACAAATCCGCCGAGTATCTGTTCAGAGATATGGATCCGTATTTGGATCTTGATCTGTTCTCCGGGGAACAGAAGACGCACGAGCAGAAGCAGCAGCAGTTGTCGCCGGACGGAGTTGTGCCGGAGCATACCATTGGATCGGGTCCGGTGGTGGACGGGTTTCCGGCTTATGAAATGGATTATCCGGGTCCGAAGCACATCATGTACAATTTCACCTCCCAATCCATAAGTCACAGTGTATGTtctattattttctttttaattattgGCAATTGATTTTGTTAGAACGTACCATCCAAtctaaatttgaattaaaacacataatTGCAGGTTTCATCTTCGTCCCTTGATGTGGGAGTGGTGCCGGATCACCATGTCACAGCCGAAGTATCGAATGCTTTCGACAGTAACGAAATCGCCCCCACCCCGTTGTCCGGGGTCGACAGGGAGGCGAGGGTACTAAGGTATAGAGAAAAGAGAAAGAACAGGAGGTTCGAAAAAACCATCCGATATGCATCAAGAAAGGCGTATGCCGAAACCCGACCGAGAATCAAAGGACGGTTCGCCAAGCGATCCGAGCTCGAGATTCACTCCTTCGTCGCTGTGGAGGCATCCTACGGTGTCGTCCCCAGCTTTTAGTTGTGTTTTTTAGATGGCCTTAGTTTTTGTTTTCATTGTGAATTACTATGAATGATCAATTACGTATTTCTGTGTATATTTGgtgttttttttcccttttaaaaaattaaaatatataacgagtttaaatattaataattttaacttttataagaaaatttatttttaaacaactaatgaaataatataatttatttggtcccaaaaataatttcaatacGTGTGGGATTTCTAAACGCTACTTTAACTATAGTCGACACACGCATTAATTAGGTGGTTGTCTTTTATTTATGATTAACGAGCCACGTATTAATCaagttaataatattttattaataaaaaaatagaaataaaatatagaaaataaaaataaagtagtAGTGTTTGGATGAGCGTGGGTCCCGAGAGGATCGAAATCTGAAATCTAATTGGTTGCTAGGATTTCCCCTTATCTTCATATACGTGGTTAGGTTTCGGCCACAaagttttttaaattaaaaaaaaagttttataTTCCAAAATATCCGAGCCACATAAATCAAAGATTtaagaaatgaggaaaaatcccaaaattgttattttcctttttttattattctttttcaCTCACGTCTTTTCTTCGGTCAAACTTGCTTTATTTCGAGGCGTTTAACTAATTATTacctgtttatttatttatttatttattcattttgattattattttaaaattaatttgatcattaattatttCATATTCTTTATATGAAATAATTTTCAAGTAAAATGGATAGAAGATTGAAGTAAATAGCAGTATTCAatgagaaaaaataataataaagaaagTAAATAGAAGCATCCATAATTGAATACCAATAAAGTACTTGTAATTtccatattaaaatataaaaatctaacacattataaaaataattattatcctTATACTCTATATTATACTTTAATCTAATCTAATGTTATAGAGACAAATAACTTAATATCATATTTTGTCATGTTATTCAATATAAAATTACCTTATACATTTTGGTTTTTTACCAAATTTACctttaaaaatgttaatatttataatattatcttattttatttatactAAAAATCCAACTGACcactaaattttattaaactctatttttttaaaaaaagtacaaAACTATACAAAGACATAACATCTTATCGAATGCTAATTTCGTTATAAAATTACATCGAGAAATTAAGAAACTAATTAacaaattttatgttttcataTCATCATTATTAAAAGGACTAGTGTTTTTAAAAGCAAAATGAATACATATAAATAAGAATAGTCAATAAATCAAAAGACTCATATAAAAACTTATTCCGGACAAGGATGGCAACAAAGCATGGTTACGAAGCAGGTTTGTTATCCTCGTCTCCAATCATCccttttatttcagtttcgagGTCGAAATCGCGGGAATCAAAATCTCATCTCGTCCTCATCATCGcttcaaaaataatattggGACGGGGGCATGGGTGAATTCAGAAAATCCACGACCCAAACttatattactattattatttggAGATGAGGATATTATCCTCGTACTTCTCCTGAACTATTTCTGatattcaaaaaaatttccAAACCTGAACCTAGAAATATTTAATTTACTACCAACAACGTTTAAATAATTGGAGGAAGGCTTGTTTACCTACAACCGAATCAAGTTTCAAGTTTCAACCATTGGAAGAACACTGCTGGAATATAAGGGGAACGACAAGAGCAGCAACCACAAGGATTCTGATTCTTTCCAAGTGGCCACAAAAATTGATCATAGATCACATAATGCATGCTGAAcatgttaattaattgattgcAATCCACAATGCAGCATCGTTGCAAGGCATCACAATCTTCATGGACTATCTTTTTCTTCGTAGTGTCATGCCATCACCAATGGGAACTTACAATTGCTGATTTAGAAGGTGATATTAAGTTGTTCGGAGCTCGATTATAGAAATATATGCACCCTTGATGCTCACACGCTCATCCATCATCAAAATCTTGTTGAAATTCCTTATGCTAACTGTCTTTGAGTCGAGAATACATGGCTCAGAACAGCGCTTAGATAGGAAATATGTAAAACTCATGTGAATCTTTTCTTGTGAAATTTGAGTATACTTTAACCAGAAGATCAGCAACTTTTCCATTCCAAAGGACATTGTCCATCACTATAACTCCTCCAACTCTTACCTGTGAATATGGGATGATGAAGACTTGCTAGTAAATAGACCATGAAACAGATGATGTCTTTTTAAAGTTTGTAAATCGTGCTAGGGAATATGGATTATTTGAACATGCGGATCCTTGGTGATATAATCCTTGGTAGATATTTTATATGATCTAACGAAATAATAGTatatgaaatctctggccagagtgtgGGATGTACATTAAGGAAAGAATTCTCTAGTTGTACATGCGATGAtcactatgaatatttcatgattgtatcacatagctatcgaattaatatgcaaccctcgatgaaccaatgattgcagattcgatcgggatatatgagatgaagggaccatactgtacgttaatcataaccgactggttcttgcaggtactatcagtgatacctagggaataatggggcgatgctactagacgctcttaccatgattcgatgggtttattcagatttttttttagaaaaattaaatcatttttaatcatattaag
This window contains:
- the LOC142518762 gene encoding zinc finger protein CONSTANS-LIKE 4-like, encoding MAAPKWSLTAKICTSCKTSYAAVFCSADSAFLCTACDAKVHAVNKLASLHARVWLCEVCEQAPASVTCKADAAALCAACDRDIHSANPLARRHERVPVAPFYGAADKSSPSEEEEEEAESWLIPNLNTDNGGVDLEEDSGSPEYKSAEYLFRDMDPYLDLDLFSGEQKTHEQKQQQLSPDGVVPEHTIGSGPVVDGFPAYEMDYPGPKHIMYNFTSQSISHSVSSSSLDVGVVPDHHVTAEVSNAFDSNEIAPTPLSGVDREARVLRYREKRKNRRFEKTIRYASRKAYAETRPRIKGRFAKRSELEIHSFVAVEASYGVVPSF